The Kordia sp. SMS9 genome window below encodes:
- a CDS encoding GNAT family N-acetyltransferase, with protein MLTITVKPFDAFTIDELYDVLQLRSEVFVVEQDCVYQDIDGKDRKALHVIGKDSDGKIVAYTRLFNAGDYFEKASIGRVVVSEKARAFGYGHEIIKASIEGIKEHYHTEAIKISAQTYLRKFYNSHGFTQIGEEYLEDGIPHISMIR; from the coding sequence ATGTTAACCATAACTGTAAAACCGTTCGATGCCTTTACTATTGACGAATTGTATGATGTACTACAACTCCGAAGCGAAGTTTTTGTAGTGGAACAAGATTGTGTATATCAAGATATTGACGGAAAGGATAGAAAAGCGCTGCACGTAATTGGCAAAGATTCCGATGGAAAAATTGTAGCTTACACGCGCTTGTTCAATGCAGGCGATTATTTTGAAAAAGCAAGTATCGGTAGAGTAGTGGTCTCTGAAAAAGCACGTGCATTTGGATATGGACACGAAATCATCAAAGCTTCTATTGAAGGTATTAAAGAACACTATCATACAGAAGCCATCAAAATTTCTGCACAAACGTATCTGCGAAAGTTTTACAATTCACATGGCTTTACACAAATAGGAGAGGAATACTTAGAAGATGGTATTCCTCATATTTCTATGATCCGATAG
- the rpiB gene encoding ribose 5-phosphate isomerase B has product MKTIAIGNDHAGTDYKNAIVAHLEAKGYAIQNYGTNADASVDYPDFIHPVATDVETEKVPFGIIICGSGNGAAMTANKHQKVRAALCWTKEIVALARQHNDANILSIPARFTSLQQAIAMVDTFLDTEFEGGRHLRRVEKIACS; this is encoded by the coding sequence ATGAAAACTATTGCCATCGGAAACGATCATGCTGGAACCGATTATAAAAACGCTATTGTAGCGCATTTGGAAGCAAAAGGCTACGCGATTCAAAACTACGGAACCAACGCTGATGCTAGTGTCGATTATCCTGATTTTATACATCCAGTTGCTACGGATGTGGAAACCGAAAAAGTTCCGTTTGGAATTATCATCTGTGGAAGCGGAAACGGCGCTGCTATGACGGCAAACAAGCACCAAAAGGTACGTGCGGCACTTTGTTGGACCAAAGAGATTGTAGCACTTGCCAGGCAACACAACGACGCCAATATTTTGAGTATTCCTGCGCGTTTTACTTCATTACAACAAGCAATTGCCATGGTTGATACGTTTTTAGACACTGAATTTGAAGGTGGAAGACATTTGCGTAGAGTGGAGAAAATTGCGTGTAGTTAA